One window of the Onychostoma macrolepis isolate SWU-2019 chromosome 21, ASM1243209v1, whole genome shotgun sequence genome contains the following:
- the amot gene encoding angiomotin isoform X1: protein MDFMGFYTHFTSANNFGRNDAEGEIVNASMISVEDWSPAQVSTWIKHIGFPQYAQSFVENGVSGLDLLEVTGSVLECLPVLEWLGVWDLADRLCVLEQLEELLQSSDPSDCQHHEQPVVTHDSVYNSHTGSVDRARSSSFHEVGRSRELEMRAAASVSEDTSASSSSGSGHTVLQRLLQEQMRYGEGRNYLALQQQQQQQQQQQQGPVSGYPGPGSPGDEHSMVPHIARQEPQGQELQADSGMEKLSTRTAGGGSGGTGSGGGSCVSGQGQNLEDLPTYDQAKVQSQYFRGHQPQQPQPQIPPSVGAAFYVTGVSNPKVRPPEGRPTVQRVNGGKVHQDDGLKDLKQGHVRSLSERLMQLSLATSGVKAHAPVTSSPLSPQLPPPGLPGDYYKPTGPPHRGPPPDYPFKGMPSPPKQQQHHQPQHQEPGHFYPDHRGTSQPTRADIPHVRYQPPPEYGSFRSNKESSSHSQRSVHHHSPSSSVTSGGSLSRAQSSTLSSIMASFHPPPPMGHQGEPFPTGARNPQGPGSHQGDPYGPGHHPHQRSHAFPHDPYGSAPRGLHMHQHQYHQQGPQQQQQSPGQHYPHPHSMQGDPYAMLARAQQMVDMLSEENRLLKQELEVCGEKVSKLQKLETEIQMVSEAYENLAKSSTKREALEKTMRNKLEMEVRRMHDFNRDLRERMETANKQLAAKECEGTEDNRKTISQLLVQIKEIQREKEKQDIELNSLRSTNEDQRRHIEIRDQALNNAQAKVVKLEEELKKKQVYVEKVERMQQALAQLQAACEKREQLEHRLRTRLERELESLRMQQRQGGSQNPVSPEFSTAALMEHLREKEERILALEADMTKWEQKYLEESVMRQFALDAAASVATQRDTSSAIISHSPSSSYDTSVEARIQKEEEEILMANRRCLDMESRIKNLHAQIIEKDAMIKVLHQRSRKEPASKLDAPAMRPSKSLMSIAMGTGSSSGSGLLSHSLGLSGSSPITEERREDRSWKGSLGVLLGPEFRGDSLRTESISSSPSPVLPTATHSKTGSRDSCTQTEKGQEASKPSTPALQSVSGPSRISSPSPVYIPDRIADVPVFHSSTLERRAPVQLLPQQSLPPPLPAQDVDSEMVEILI, encoded by the exons AGTGCCTTCCTGTTCTAGAGTGGCTTGGCGTTTGGGACCTTGCGGACCGGCTGTGTGTTTTGGAGCAACTTGAGGAGCTTCTTCAGTCCAGTGACCCTAGCGATTGTCAGCACCATGAGCAGCCAGTAGTGACACACGACAGCGTCTACAACAGCCACACAG GGAGTGTGGACCGTGCCCGAAGCTCCTCCTTCCATGAGGTAGGCAGGTCACGGGAGCTGGAAATGAGGGCGGCAGCCTCAGTTTCCGAGGACACATCGGCTAGCAGCAGTAGCGGTAGTGGCCATACGGTTCTGCAACGGCTATTACAGGAGCAAATGCGCTATGGCGAGGGCCGAAATTATCTTGCCttgcagcaacaacaacaacaacagcagcaacaacaacaaggTCCAGTAAGTGGATACCCGGGCCCTGGCAGCCCAGGGGACGAGCACTCGATGGTCCCTCACATTGCGAGGCAAGAGCCTCAGGGCCAGGAGCTGCAGGCCGACAGTGGCATGGAGAAGCTTAGCACACGCACTGCAGGAGGAGGCAGTGGAGGCACGGGGTCAGGTGGTGGAAGCTGTGTGAGCGGACAAGGGCAGAATCTTGAAGACTTGCCCACCTATGACCAAGCCAAGGTGCAGTCGCAGTATTTCCGTGGCCATCAGCCCCAGCAGCCTCAACCACAGATACCCCCGTCAGTAGGTGCTGCATTTTATGTGACTGGTGTCAGCAACCCTAAGGTGCGACCCCCAGAGGGCAGGCCCACGGTGCAAAGAGTGAACGGAGGCAAAGTACACCAAGATGACGGGCTCAAGGATCTTAAACAAGGCCATGTACGTTCACTCAGCGAGAGACTAATGCAGCTCTCGCTGGCTACAAGTGGGGTCAAGGCCCATGCACCTGTTACCAGTTCACCACTTTCTCCCCAGCTTCCTCCACCTGGACTTCCTGGAGACTACTATAAACCCACTGGGCCCCCACACAGAGGCCCACCTCCAGACTACCCTTTTAAAGGAATGCCCTCTCCACCCAAACAGCAGCAGCACCATCAGCCTCAGCACCAGGAGCCTGGACACTTCTACCCAGACCACCGTGGCACAAGCCAGCCAACCAGGGCTGACATTCCTCATGTACGGTACCAGCCACCACCTGAATATGGCTCTTTCCG GTCAAATAAGGAGAGTTCAAGTCACTCTCAAAGGTCTGTCCATCACCACAGCCCTTCATCTTCTGTTACATCAGGGGGCTCTCTCTCCCGTGCTCAGTCCTCCACTCTCAGCAGCATCATGGCCTCTTTCCACCCTCCTCCACCTATGGGTCACCAGGGAGAGCCCTTTCCCACTGGTGCTCGTAACCCACAGGGGCCTGGTTCCCACCAGGGGGATCCATACGGTCCAGGTCACCATCCCCATCAGCGGAGCCACGCGTTTCCTCATGATCCTTATGGGTCAGCTCCCAGGGGTCTCCACATGCATCAGCACCAGTACCACCAACAGGGCCCCCAGCAGCAGCAACAGAGTCCAGGACAACACTACCCACATCCACACTCCATGCAGGGAGATCCTTACGCCATGCTAGCCCGTGCCCAGCAGATGGTGGATATGCTGTCAGAAGAAAACCGCTTGCTTAAGCAAGAGCTGGAAGTGTGTGGGGAGAAGGTGTCCAAACTACAAAAG CTGGAGACTGAGATCCAGATGGTGTCTGAAGCCTATGAGAACCTGGCCAAATCATCCACAAAGAGGGAAGCTCTCGAGAAGACAATGAGAAATAAACTGGAGATGGAGGTGCGCAGGATGCACGACTTCAACAGGGATCTAAGAG AGCGAATGGAAACAGCCAACAAGCAGCTCGCTGCAAAAGAGTGTGAAGGCACCGAGGACAATCGCAAAACCATCTCACAGCTTCTGGTTCAAA TTAAAGAGATTCAAAGAGAGAAGGAGAAGCAGGATATTGAGTTGAATTCACTTCGCTCCACCAACGAGGACCAGCGCAGACACATAGAGATCCGTGACCAGGCCTTGAATAACGCCCAAGCCAAAGTGGTCAAACTGGAGGAGGAG CTGAAGAAAAAGCAGGTATATGTGGAGAAGGTGGAGCGGATGCAGCAGGCTCTAGCACAGCTTCAGGCTGCTTGTGAGAAGAGAGAACAGCTTGAGCATCGGCTACGCACTCGACTGGAGAGAGAGCTCGAATCACTCCGAATGCAACAG AGGCAGGGTGGTTCTCAGAACCCAGTTAGTCCTGAGTTCAGCACAGCGGCTCTGATGGAGCACCtgagagaaaaagaggagaGGATTTTGGCCCTGGAGGCCGACATGACCAAATGGGAGCAGAAATACCTGGAGGAGAGCGTCATGAGACAGTTCGCGCTGGACGCCGCTGCTTCTGTGGCCACACAGAG AGACACGTCCTCTGCTATCATCAGCCATTCCCCCAGCAGCAGCTACGACACTTCGGTGGAGGCACGTATCCagaaagaagaagaggagatCCTCATGGCTAACCGCCGCTGTCTGGACATGGAGAGCAGGATCAAGAACCTGCATGCTCAGATCATAGAGAAGGACGCCATGATAAAGGTACTGCATCAGCGCTCGCGGAAAGAGCCAGCCAGCAAATTAGATGCCCCTGCCATGAGGCCCTCCAAGTCCCTCATGTCCATAGCTATGGGCACCGGCAGCTCCAGCGGCTCCGGGCTGCTGTCACACTCTCTGGGTCTCAGCGGAAGCAGCCCCATCACGGAGGAGCGCAGGGAAGACCGCAGCTGGAAGGGCAGTCTGG GTGTTCTGCTCGGCCCAGAGTTCAGAGGTGACTCTCTGAGGACAGAGTCCATCTCCTCCTCTCCATCTCCAGTCCTGCCAACCGCCACACACTCAAAGACTGGCAGCAGAGACAGCTGCACCCAGACGGAAAAGGGTCAGGAGGCCAGCAAGCCGAGCACACCTGCCCTGCAGAGCGTATCCGGACCGAGCCGGATCAGCAGCCCGAGCCCAGTCTACATACCCGACCGCATCGCCG ATGTGCCAGTATTTCACAGCAGTACATTAGAGAGGAGAGCGCCAGTGCAGTTGCTCCCGCAGCAGAGCCTGCCGCCGCCACTCCCAGCGCAGGACGTGGACAGTGAGATGGTGGAGATACTCATCTGA
- the amot gene encoding angiomotin isoform X3 produces the protein MISVEDWSPAQVSTWIKHIGFPQYAQSFVENGVSGLDLLEVTGSVLECLPVLEWLGVWDLADRLCVLEQLEELLQSSDPSDCQHHEQPVVTHDSVYNSHTGSVDRARSSSFHEVGRSRELEMRAAASVSEDTSASSSSGSGHTVLQRLLQEQMRYGEGRNYLALQQQQQQQQQQQQGPVSGYPGPGSPGDEHSMVPHIARQEPQGQELQADSGMEKLSTRTAGGGSGGTGSGGGSCVSGQGQNLEDLPTYDQAKVQSQYFRGHQPQQPQPQIPPSVGAAFYVTGVSNPKVRPPEGRPTVQRVNGGKVHQDDGLKDLKQGHVRSLSERLMQLSLATSGVKAHAPVTSSPLSPQLPPPGLPGDYYKPTGPPHRGPPPDYPFKGMPSPPKQQQHHQPQHQEPGHFYPDHRGTSQPTRADIPHVRYQPPPEYGSFRSNKESSSHSQRSVHHHSPSSSVTSGGSLSRAQSSTLSSIMASFHPPPPMGHQGEPFPTGARNPQGPGSHQGDPYGPGHHPHQRSHAFPHDPYGSAPRGLHMHQHQYHQQGPQQQQQSPGQHYPHPHSMQGDPYAMLARAQQMVDMLSEENRLLKQELEVCGEKVSKLQKLETEIQMVSEAYENLAKSSTKREALEKTMRNKLEMEVRRMHDFNRDLRERMETANKQLAAKECEGTEDNRKTISQLLVQIKEIQREKEKQDIELNSLRSTNEDQRRHIEIRDQALNNAQAKVVKLEEELKKKQVYVEKVERMQQALAQLQAACEKREQLEHRLRTRLERELESLRMQQRQGGSQNPVSPEFSTAALMEHLREKEERILALEADMTKWEQKYLEESVMRQFALDAAASVATQRDTSSAIISHSPSSSYDTSVEARIQKEEEEILMANRRCLDMESRIKNLHAQIIEKDAMIKVLHQRSRKEPASKLDAPAMRPSKSLMSIAMGTGSSSGSGLLSHSLGLSGSSPITEERREDRSWKGSLGVLLGPEFRGDSLRTESISSSPSPVLPTATHSKTGSRDSCTQTEKGQEASKPSTPALQSVSGPSRISSPSPVYIPDRIADVPVFHSSTLERRAPVQLLPQQSLPPPLPAQDVDSEMVEILI, from the exons AGTGCCTTCCTGTTCTAGAGTGGCTTGGCGTTTGGGACCTTGCGGACCGGCTGTGTGTTTTGGAGCAACTTGAGGAGCTTCTTCAGTCCAGTGACCCTAGCGATTGTCAGCACCATGAGCAGCCAGTAGTGACACACGACAGCGTCTACAACAGCCACACAG GGAGTGTGGACCGTGCCCGAAGCTCCTCCTTCCATGAGGTAGGCAGGTCACGGGAGCTGGAAATGAGGGCGGCAGCCTCAGTTTCCGAGGACACATCGGCTAGCAGCAGTAGCGGTAGTGGCCATACGGTTCTGCAACGGCTATTACAGGAGCAAATGCGCTATGGCGAGGGCCGAAATTATCTTGCCttgcagcaacaacaacaacaacagcagcaacaacaacaaggTCCAGTAAGTGGATACCCGGGCCCTGGCAGCCCAGGGGACGAGCACTCGATGGTCCCTCACATTGCGAGGCAAGAGCCTCAGGGCCAGGAGCTGCAGGCCGACAGTGGCATGGAGAAGCTTAGCACACGCACTGCAGGAGGAGGCAGTGGAGGCACGGGGTCAGGTGGTGGAAGCTGTGTGAGCGGACAAGGGCAGAATCTTGAAGACTTGCCCACCTATGACCAAGCCAAGGTGCAGTCGCAGTATTTCCGTGGCCATCAGCCCCAGCAGCCTCAACCACAGATACCCCCGTCAGTAGGTGCTGCATTTTATGTGACTGGTGTCAGCAACCCTAAGGTGCGACCCCCAGAGGGCAGGCCCACGGTGCAAAGAGTGAACGGAGGCAAAGTACACCAAGATGACGGGCTCAAGGATCTTAAACAAGGCCATGTACGTTCACTCAGCGAGAGACTAATGCAGCTCTCGCTGGCTACAAGTGGGGTCAAGGCCCATGCACCTGTTACCAGTTCACCACTTTCTCCCCAGCTTCCTCCACCTGGACTTCCTGGAGACTACTATAAACCCACTGGGCCCCCACACAGAGGCCCACCTCCAGACTACCCTTTTAAAGGAATGCCCTCTCCACCCAAACAGCAGCAGCACCATCAGCCTCAGCACCAGGAGCCTGGACACTTCTACCCAGACCACCGTGGCACAAGCCAGCCAACCAGGGCTGACATTCCTCATGTACGGTACCAGCCACCACCTGAATATGGCTCTTTCCG GTCAAATAAGGAGAGTTCAAGTCACTCTCAAAGGTCTGTCCATCACCACAGCCCTTCATCTTCTGTTACATCAGGGGGCTCTCTCTCCCGTGCTCAGTCCTCCACTCTCAGCAGCATCATGGCCTCTTTCCACCCTCCTCCACCTATGGGTCACCAGGGAGAGCCCTTTCCCACTGGTGCTCGTAACCCACAGGGGCCTGGTTCCCACCAGGGGGATCCATACGGTCCAGGTCACCATCCCCATCAGCGGAGCCACGCGTTTCCTCATGATCCTTATGGGTCAGCTCCCAGGGGTCTCCACATGCATCAGCACCAGTACCACCAACAGGGCCCCCAGCAGCAGCAACAGAGTCCAGGACAACACTACCCACATCCACACTCCATGCAGGGAGATCCTTACGCCATGCTAGCCCGTGCCCAGCAGATGGTGGATATGCTGTCAGAAGAAAACCGCTTGCTTAAGCAAGAGCTGGAAGTGTGTGGGGAGAAGGTGTCCAAACTACAAAAG CTGGAGACTGAGATCCAGATGGTGTCTGAAGCCTATGAGAACCTGGCCAAATCATCCACAAAGAGGGAAGCTCTCGAGAAGACAATGAGAAATAAACTGGAGATGGAGGTGCGCAGGATGCACGACTTCAACAGGGATCTAAGAG AGCGAATGGAAACAGCCAACAAGCAGCTCGCTGCAAAAGAGTGTGAAGGCACCGAGGACAATCGCAAAACCATCTCACAGCTTCTGGTTCAAA TTAAAGAGATTCAAAGAGAGAAGGAGAAGCAGGATATTGAGTTGAATTCACTTCGCTCCACCAACGAGGACCAGCGCAGACACATAGAGATCCGTGACCAGGCCTTGAATAACGCCCAAGCCAAAGTGGTCAAACTGGAGGAGGAG CTGAAGAAAAAGCAGGTATATGTGGAGAAGGTGGAGCGGATGCAGCAGGCTCTAGCACAGCTTCAGGCTGCTTGTGAGAAGAGAGAACAGCTTGAGCATCGGCTACGCACTCGACTGGAGAGAGAGCTCGAATCACTCCGAATGCAACAG AGGCAGGGTGGTTCTCAGAACCCAGTTAGTCCTGAGTTCAGCACAGCGGCTCTGATGGAGCACCtgagagaaaaagaggagaGGATTTTGGCCCTGGAGGCCGACATGACCAAATGGGAGCAGAAATACCTGGAGGAGAGCGTCATGAGACAGTTCGCGCTGGACGCCGCTGCTTCTGTGGCCACACAGAG AGACACGTCCTCTGCTATCATCAGCCATTCCCCCAGCAGCAGCTACGACACTTCGGTGGAGGCACGTATCCagaaagaagaagaggagatCCTCATGGCTAACCGCCGCTGTCTGGACATGGAGAGCAGGATCAAGAACCTGCATGCTCAGATCATAGAGAAGGACGCCATGATAAAGGTACTGCATCAGCGCTCGCGGAAAGAGCCAGCCAGCAAATTAGATGCCCCTGCCATGAGGCCCTCCAAGTCCCTCATGTCCATAGCTATGGGCACCGGCAGCTCCAGCGGCTCCGGGCTGCTGTCACACTCTCTGGGTCTCAGCGGAAGCAGCCCCATCACGGAGGAGCGCAGGGAAGACCGCAGCTGGAAGGGCAGTCTGG GTGTTCTGCTCGGCCCAGAGTTCAGAGGTGACTCTCTGAGGACAGAGTCCATCTCCTCCTCTCCATCTCCAGTCCTGCCAACCGCCACACACTCAAAGACTGGCAGCAGAGACAGCTGCACCCAGACGGAAAAGGGTCAGGAGGCCAGCAAGCCGAGCACACCTGCCCTGCAGAGCGTATCCGGACCGAGCCGGATCAGCAGCCCGAGCCCAGTCTACATACCCGACCGCATCGCCG ATGTGCCAGTATTTCACAGCAGTACATTAGAGAGGAGAGCGCCAGTGCAGTTGCTCCCGCAGCAGAGCCTGCCGCCGCCACTCCCAGCGCAGGACGTGGACAGTGAGATGGTGGAGATACTCATCTGA
- the amot gene encoding angiomotin isoform X2, which yields MDFMGFYTHFTSANNFGRNDAEGEIVNASMISVEDWSPAQVSTWIKHIGFPQYAQSFVENGVSGLDLLEVTGSVLEWLGVWDLADRLCVLEQLEELLQSSDPSDCQHHEQPVVTHDSVYNSHTGSVDRARSSSFHEVGRSRELEMRAAASVSEDTSASSSSGSGHTVLQRLLQEQMRYGEGRNYLALQQQQQQQQQQQQGPVSGYPGPGSPGDEHSMVPHIARQEPQGQELQADSGMEKLSTRTAGGGSGGTGSGGGSCVSGQGQNLEDLPTYDQAKVQSQYFRGHQPQQPQPQIPPSVGAAFYVTGVSNPKVRPPEGRPTVQRVNGGKVHQDDGLKDLKQGHVRSLSERLMQLSLATSGVKAHAPVTSSPLSPQLPPPGLPGDYYKPTGPPHRGPPPDYPFKGMPSPPKQQQHHQPQHQEPGHFYPDHRGTSQPTRADIPHVRYQPPPEYGSFRSNKESSSHSQRSVHHHSPSSSVTSGGSLSRAQSSTLSSIMASFHPPPPMGHQGEPFPTGARNPQGPGSHQGDPYGPGHHPHQRSHAFPHDPYGSAPRGLHMHQHQYHQQGPQQQQQSPGQHYPHPHSMQGDPYAMLARAQQMVDMLSEENRLLKQELEVCGEKVSKLQKLETEIQMVSEAYENLAKSSTKREALEKTMRNKLEMEVRRMHDFNRDLRERMETANKQLAAKECEGTEDNRKTISQLLVQIKEIQREKEKQDIELNSLRSTNEDQRRHIEIRDQALNNAQAKVVKLEEELKKKQVYVEKVERMQQALAQLQAACEKREQLEHRLRTRLERELESLRMQQRQGGSQNPVSPEFSTAALMEHLREKEERILALEADMTKWEQKYLEESVMRQFALDAAASVATQRDTSSAIISHSPSSSYDTSVEARIQKEEEEILMANRRCLDMESRIKNLHAQIIEKDAMIKVLHQRSRKEPASKLDAPAMRPSKSLMSIAMGTGSSSGSGLLSHSLGLSGSSPITEERREDRSWKGSLGVLLGPEFRGDSLRTESISSSPSPVLPTATHSKTGSRDSCTQTEKGQEASKPSTPALQSVSGPSRISSPSPVYIPDRIADVPVFHSSTLERRAPVQLLPQQSLPPPLPAQDVDSEMVEILI from the exons AGTGGCTTGGCGTTTGGGACCTTGCGGACCGGCTGTGTGTTTTGGAGCAACTTGAGGAGCTTCTTCAGTCCAGTGACCCTAGCGATTGTCAGCACCATGAGCAGCCAGTAGTGACACACGACAGCGTCTACAACAGCCACACAG GGAGTGTGGACCGTGCCCGAAGCTCCTCCTTCCATGAGGTAGGCAGGTCACGGGAGCTGGAAATGAGGGCGGCAGCCTCAGTTTCCGAGGACACATCGGCTAGCAGCAGTAGCGGTAGTGGCCATACGGTTCTGCAACGGCTATTACAGGAGCAAATGCGCTATGGCGAGGGCCGAAATTATCTTGCCttgcagcaacaacaacaacaacagcagcaacaacaacaaggTCCAGTAAGTGGATACCCGGGCCCTGGCAGCCCAGGGGACGAGCACTCGATGGTCCCTCACATTGCGAGGCAAGAGCCTCAGGGCCAGGAGCTGCAGGCCGACAGTGGCATGGAGAAGCTTAGCACACGCACTGCAGGAGGAGGCAGTGGAGGCACGGGGTCAGGTGGTGGAAGCTGTGTGAGCGGACAAGGGCAGAATCTTGAAGACTTGCCCACCTATGACCAAGCCAAGGTGCAGTCGCAGTATTTCCGTGGCCATCAGCCCCAGCAGCCTCAACCACAGATACCCCCGTCAGTAGGTGCTGCATTTTATGTGACTGGTGTCAGCAACCCTAAGGTGCGACCCCCAGAGGGCAGGCCCACGGTGCAAAGAGTGAACGGAGGCAAAGTACACCAAGATGACGGGCTCAAGGATCTTAAACAAGGCCATGTACGTTCACTCAGCGAGAGACTAATGCAGCTCTCGCTGGCTACAAGTGGGGTCAAGGCCCATGCACCTGTTACCAGTTCACCACTTTCTCCCCAGCTTCCTCCACCTGGACTTCCTGGAGACTACTATAAACCCACTGGGCCCCCACACAGAGGCCCACCTCCAGACTACCCTTTTAAAGGAATGCCCTCTCCACCCAAACAGCAGCAGCACCATCAGCCTCAGCACCAGGAGCCTGGACACTTCTACCCAGACCACCGTGGCACAAGCCAGCCAACCAGGGCTGACATTCCTCATGTACGGTACCAGCCACCACCTGAATATGGCTCTTTCCG GTCAAATAAGGAGAGTTCAAGTCACTCTCAAAGGTCTGTCCATCACCACAGCCCTTCATCTTCTGTTACATCAGGGGGCTCTCTCTCCCGTGCTCAGTCCTCCACTCTCAGCAGCATCATGGCCTCTTTCCACCCTCCTCCACCTATGGGTCACCAGGGAGAGCCCTTTCCCACTGGTGCTCGTAACCCACAGGGGCCTGGTTCCCACCAGGGGGATCCATACGGTCCAGGTCACCATCCCCATCAGCGGAGCCACGCGTTTCCTCATGATCCTTATGGGTCAGCTCCCAGGGGTCTCCACATGCATCAGCACCAGTACCACCAACAGGGCCCCCAGCAGCAGCAACAGAGTCCAGGACAACACTACCCACATCCACACTCCATGCAGGGAGATCCTTACGCCATGCTAGCCCGTGCCCAGCAGATGGTGGATATGCTGTCAGAAGAAAACCGCTTGCTTAAGCAAGAGCTGGAAGTGTGTGGGGAGAAGGTGTCCAAACTACAAAAG CTGGAGACTGAGATCCAGATGGTGTCTGAAGCCTATGAGAACCTGGCCAAATCATCCACAAAGAGGGAAGCTCTCGAGAAGACAATGAGAAATAAACTGGAGATGGAGGTGCGCAGGATGCACGACTTCAACAGGGATCTAAGAG AGCGAATGGAAACAGCCAACAAGCAGCTCGCTGCAAAAGAGTGTGAAGGCACCGAGGACAATCGCAAAACCATCTCACAGCTTCTGGTTCAAA TTAAAGAGATTCAAAGAGAGAAGGAGAAGCAGGATATTGAGTTGAATTCACTTCGCTCCACCAACGAGGACCAGCGCAGACACATAGAGATCCGTGACCAGGCCTTGAATAACGCCCAAGCCAAAGTGGTCAAACTGGAGGAGGAG CTGAAGAAAAAGCAGGTATATGTGGAGAAGGTGGAGCGGATGCAGCAGGCTCTAGCACAGCTTCAGGCTGCTTGTGAGAAGAGAGAACAGCTTGAGCATCGGCTACGCACTCGACTGGAGAGAGAGCTCGAATCACTCCGAATGCAACAG AGGCAGGGTGGTTCTCAGAACCCAGTTAGTCCTGAGTTCAGCACAGCGGCTCTGATGGAGCACCtgagagaaaaagaggagaGGATTTTGGCCCTGGAGGCCGACATGACCAAATGGGAGCAGAAATACCTGGAGGAGAGCGTCATGAGACAGTTCGCGCTGGACGCCGCTGCTTCTGTGGCCACACAGAG AGACACGTCCTCTGCTATCATCAGCCATTCCCCCAGCAGCAGCTACGACACTTCGGTGGAGGCACGTATCCagaaagaagaagaggagatCCTCATGGCTAACCGCCGCTGTCTGGACATGGAGAGCAGGATCAAGAACCTGCATGCTCAGATCATAGAGAAGGACGCCATGATAAAGGTACTGCATCAGCGCTCGCGGAAAGAGCCAGCCAGCAAATTAGATGCCCCTGCCATGAGGCCCTCCAAGTCCCTCATGTCCATAGCTATGGGCACCGGCAGCTCCAGCGGCTCCGGGCTGCTGTCACACTCTCTGGGTCTCAGCGGAAGCAGCCCCATCACGGAGGAGCGCAGGGAAGACCGCAGCTGGAAGGGCAGTCTGG GTGTTCTGCTCGGCCCAGAGTTCAGAGGTGACTCTCTGAGGACAGAGTCCATCTCCTCCTCTCCATCTCCAGTCCTGCCAACCGCCACACACTCAAAGACTGGCAGCAGAGACAGCTGCACCCAGACGGAAAAGGGTCAGGAGGCCAGCAAGCCGAGCACACCTGCCCTGCAGAGCGTATCCGGACCGAGCCGGATCAGCAGCCCGAGCCCAGTCTACATACCCGACCGCATCGCCG ATGTGCCAGTATTTCACAGCAGTACATTAGAGAGGAGAGCGCCAGTGCAGTTGCTCCCGCAGCAGAGCCTGCCGCCGCCACTCCCAGCGCAGGACGTGGACAGTGAGATGGTGGAGATACTCATCTGA